In Thalassophryne amazonica chromosome 14, fThaAma1.1, whole genome shotgun sequence, one DNA window encodes the following:
- the dcst1 gene encoding E3 ubiquitin-protein ligase DCST1 codes for MTIFTESILAEVYVSALPALEKVSEAVMPPVVHHFLFSKSGESSLVHHVLRALFGAVCGSVLFLGVAYTLPLTFDLKLTAGCVFVVICILGGALSSGFRCSILLTFPSMLGSCGRRYLLVFILSVLLKGPVSNIQKNIQLAALSVGCNLDLQVHNGKLLWRDTIQPFIKITQELMDEQADFQHEAHSVNSKFQSIRDQVLLQYGYDGFITKAEDGSSTQEQFTAKTMKQCDTVVEYGVQRCADWFLLRWQDCVNAIKVPVLNHIFCAPMKLQFLCDVQRVMVSWCKEEIPVEENFGQLFDKLDASVNQLSTEFTAKVVLEEQDQQSILGEALLEEEFSHGLNASFHSLITKMDQALNVLQMLLSFTFITFFTSAFGYVRQYRRDVRFDNFYVSTYFRQIDARRKKAAKCCLLPLKTSERKKFIFPWSPRVHPEELKEVMAGVFQVVYVSVLVAMLLVIDLTVFHVLDIVSRNTFNEFNLTSNHEVNINVEGDSMMARLLRKTFSAFNSSSNINIQTDNQKCVATPTPLSAGVYVTCIACILLEALFSCLQVYTNRLRRVIAAFFHPKREKKRILYLYNLQIQKRISSGDPNPSVEEAGT; via the exons ATGACCATCTTCACTGAGT CCATCTTAGCAGAGGTTTATGTTTCTGCTCTTCCAGCTTTAGAGAAGGTCAGTGAGGCTGTCATGCCTCCAGTTGTCCATCATTTCCTCTTCAGCAAATCAGGGGAGTCCTCGCTGGTCCATCATGTGCTGAGAGCATTGTTTGGTGCAGTATGTGGATCAG TCCTGTTCCTGGGTGTGGCCTACACCctccctctgacctttgacctgaagCTGACAGCAGGATGCGTGTTTGTTG TGATCTGCATCCTGGGTGGAGCtttgtcctctggcttcaggTGCTCTATCCTCCTGACATTTCCCAGCATGCTCGGCTCCTGCGGCAGAAGATACCTGCTGGTGTTCATTCTGTCTGTGCTACTAAAAG GACCAGTGTCCAACATCCAGAAGAACATCCAGCTGGCCGCTCTGTCTGTGGGCTGTAACCTCGACTTGCAGGTCCACAATGGCAAGTTACTGTGGAGAGACACCATCCAACCGTTCATTAAGATCACCCAGGAGCTgatg GATGAACAGGCTGATTTCCAGCATGAGGCTCACAGTGTCAACTCCAAGTTTCAGAGCATCAGAGATCAGGTGCTGCTTCAGTACGGCTATGACGGCTTTATAACCAAAGCCGAGGATGGTTCCAGCACGCAGGAACAGTTCACCGCCAAGACCATGAAGCAGTGCGACA CTGTGGTGGAGTACGGTGTCCAGCGCTGTGCTGATTGGTTCCTCctcaggtggcaggactgtgtgAATGCCATCAAAGTCCCTGTGCTCAACCATATCTTCTGCGCCCCGATGAAGCTCCAGTTTCTATGTGATGTTCAGAGAG TGATGGTTTCATGGTGCAAGGAAGAAATCCCCGTGGAAGAAAACTTTGGACAGCTGTTTGATAAACTGGATGCTTCAGTCAACCAGCTGTCCACAGAGTTCACCGCTAAGGTTGTCCTGGAG GAGCAGGATCAGCAGTCGATTCTGGGCGAAGCTCTGCTGGAGGAGGAGTTCTCTCATGGTTTGAACGCCTCCTTCCACAGTTTGATAACAAAGATGGATCAGGCGCTGAATGTCCTGCAGATGCTGCTGTCCTTCACTTTCATCACCTTCTTCACCTC ggcgtttggatatgtcagacaGTACAGGAGGGACGTTCGCTTTGATAACTTCTATGTCTCCACCTACTTCAGACAGATCGATGCCCGCCGGAAGAAAGCG GCGAAATGCTGCCTCTTACCTCTGAAGACATCTGAGAGAAAGAAGTTCATCTTCCCTTGGAGTCCCAGAGTCCATCCTGAGGAGCTGAAAGAAGTG ATGGCAGGCGTGTTCCAGGTCGTGTACGTCTCAGTGCTGGTCGCCATGCTGCTGGTCATTGATCTCACTGTGTTCCACGTCCTGGACATCGTCAGCAGAAACACCTTCAATGAGTTCAACCTGACTA GCAACCACGAAGTTAACATCAATGTTGAAGGAGATTCCATGATGGCCCGCCTCTTGAGGAAAACCTTCTCAGCTTTTAACAGTTCCTCCAACATCAACATCCAGACTGACAACCAGA AGTGTGTGGCCACGCCCACCCCTCTTTCTGCAGGTGTGTATGTGACTTGTATTGCATGCATCCTGCTCGAGGCGCTCTTCAGCTGCCTTCAGGTTTACACCAACCGCCTCCGACGGGTCATTGCCGCCTTCTTCCACCCAAAg